In Streptomyces capitiformicae, one genomic interval encodes:
- a CDS encoding sarcosine oxidase subunit alpha family protein, whose product MTDQHFRLREGGRIDRGTVLRFTVDGRELTGHPGDTVASAMLANGLVEVAPSLYRGRPRGIVAAGAEEPNALLQLDGPCSEGMLPAPTVELYDGLSAATLSGMGRLDPTPDPAVYDKKYVHTDVLVVGAGPAGLAAAAAAAGSGARVILLDDQPEPGGSLLAGRTERVGERSALEWVADVRAALDAAPEVVVLPRTTAFGSYDDNYVLALQHRTDHLGTAAPEGVSRQRLWHIRARQVVLATGAHERPLVFAGNDRPGVMLAAAVRAYLNRYAVAPGSRAVVSTTNDSAYDTVADLHAAGIAIAAVVDARPELSHRAAEVAVATGVRVLTGSTVVDTAGDDRLTGVTVQALSEDGRLTGEPVSFDCDLLAVSGGWSPVVHLHSQRQGQLRWDDDLVAFVPDGAVRDQRVAGAARGTYDLDGCLAEGAQAGARAATEAGFPVAVPSPGDARPAGTTRALWLVPAPEGEPGDWDTHFVDLQRDVTVADVWRSTGAGMRGVEHVKRYTSLGTANDQGKTSGVNAIGVIAEALGGSLGEIGTTAYRAPYTPIAFAALAGRERGELFDPERTTSLHSWHVAHGAEFEDVGQWKRPWYYPQPGEDMDTAVARECRAAREGVAFMDASTLGKIEIWGADAGEFLNRVYTNAFKKLKPGMARYGVMCKPDGMIFDDGVTLRLDDNRYFMTTTTGGAAGVLDWLEEWLQTEWPELDVHCTSVTEQWATIAVVGPQSREVVAHLAPDVDLSAEAFPFMAFRETTLASGIPARICRISFSGELAYEINVSAWYGLAVWEEVYAVGRPYGITPYGTETMHVLRAEKGYIIVGQDTDGTVTPQDAGMSWVVSKQKDFIGKRSFARADTSRTDRKQLVGLLPTDRSTRLPEGTQLVAPDVPITPEAGPVPMLGHVTSSYHSPALGRPFALALVADGQARKGQTLLAPVGENLVPVEVTDFVLYDPEGTKRDG is encoded by the coding sequence ATGACCGACCAGCACTTCCGGCTCCGGGAAGGCGGCCGTATCGACCGCGGCACCGTGCTGCGCTTCACCGTCGACGGCCGGGAGTTGACCGGCCACCCCGGAGACACCGTCGCCTCGGCGATGCTGGCGAACGGCCTCGTCGAGGTCGCCCCGTCGCTCTACCGCGGCCGCCCGCGCGGCATCGTCGCCGCGGGCGCGGAGGAGCCCAACGCCCTGCTGCAGCTGGACGGTCCGTGCTCGGAGGGCATGCTTCCGGCGCCGACGGTGGAGCTGTACGACGGCCTGTCCGCCGCCACGCTCTCCGGGATGGGCCGGCTCGACCCGACCCCCGACCCCGCCGTCTACGACAAGAAGTACGTCCACACCGACGTTCTTGTCGTCGGTGCCGGACCGGCCGGGCTCGCGGCCGCCGCCGCTGCCGCCGGCTCCGGCGCCCGCGTGATCCTCCTCGACGACCAGCCCGAGCCCGGCGGTTCGCTGCTCGCCGGACGCACCGAGCGGGTCGGCGAGCGGAGCGCCCTGGAGTGGGTCGCCGACGTCCGCGCGGCACTCGACGCCGCCCCGGAGGTCGTGGTCCTGCCCCGCACCACGGCCTTCGGCTCGTACGACGACAACTACGTACTGGCCCTCCAGCACCGCACCGACCACCTGGGGACCGCGGCTCCCGAGGGCGTCTCGCGCCAGCGGTTGTGGCACATACGAGCCCGCCAGGTGGTCCTGGCGACGGGGGCGCACGAGCGTCCGCTGGTCTTCGCCGGCAACGACCGCCCCGGCGTGATGCTCGCCGCGGCCGTGCGCGCGTACCTCAACCGGTACGCCGTGGCCCCGGGCTCGCGAGCCGTCGTCAGCACGACCAACGACAGCGCCTACGACACGGTCGCCGATCTCCACGCCGCCGGCATCGCCATCGCCGCCGTCGTGGACGCGCGCCCCGAACTGTCCCACCGGGCCGCCGAGGTCGCCGTCGCGACCGGGGTGCGGGTGCTGACGGGAAGCACGGTGGTCGACACCGCGGGAGACGACCGGCTCACCGGCGTCACCGTCCAGGCACTCTCCGAGGACGGTCGACTCACCGGTGAACCGGTGTCGTTCGACTGCGATCTGCTCGCCGTGTCGGGCGGCTGGAGCCCGGTGGTGCACCTGCACAGCCAGCGCCAGGGACAGCTGCGCTGGGACGACGACCTGGTCGCCTTCGTGCCCGACGGTGCCGTACGGGACCAGCGGGTGGCCGGCGCGGCGCGGGGGACGTACGACCTCGACGGCTGCCTGGCCGAAGGGGCGCAGGCCGGTGCGCGGGCCGCGACGGAGGCCGGGTTCCCCGTTGCCGTACCGTCGCCCGGCGATGCCCGGCCCGCGGGCACGACGCGCGCCCTGTGGCTGGTCCCCGCCCCCGAGGGCGAACCCGGCGACTGGGACACGCACTTCGTGGACCTCCAGCGCGATGTCACGGTCGCCGACGTGTGGCGCTCCACCGGCGCCGGCATGCGCGGCGTGGAGCACGTGAAGCGCTACACCTCGCTCGGCACGGCCAATGACCAGGGCAAGACGTCCGGCGTCAACGCGATCGGAGTCATCGCCGAGGCCCTCGGCGGTTCCCTGGGAGAGATCGGCACCACGGCCTACCGGGCGCCGTACACGCCGATAGCCTTCGCGGCCCTGGCCGGGCGGGAGCGCGGCGAACTGTTCGATCCCGAGCGCACCACCTCCCTCCACAGCTGGCACGTCGCCCACGGCGCCGAGTTCGAGGACGTGGGCCAGTGGAAGCGCCCCTGGTACTACCCGCAGCCCGGCGAGGACATGGACACCGCTGTGGCCCGGGAGTGCCGGGCGGCCCGTGAGGGGGTGGCGTTCATGGACGCCTCCACCCTCGGCAAGATCGAGATCTGGGGCGCGGACGCGGGCGAGTTCCTCAACCGCGTCTACACCAACGCCTTCAAGAAGCTCAAGCCCGGCATGGCCCGCTACGGCGTCATGTGCAAGCCCGACGGCATGATCTTCGACGACGGCGTGACCCTCCGCCTCGACGACAACCGCTACTTCATGACCACCACGACCGGCGGCGCCGCCGGAGTCCTGGACTGGCTGGAGGAGTGGCTGCAGACCGAGTGGCCCGAACTCGACGTCCACTGCACATCGGTGACCGAGCAGTGGGCGACGATCGCCGTCGTCGGCCCGCAGTCGCGCGAGGTCGTCGCCCATCTCGCCCCGGATGTCGACCTGTCCGCCGAGGCGTTCCCCTTCATGGCCTTCCGCGAGACGACACTGGCCTCCGGCATTCCCGCCCGCATCTGCCGGATCTCCTTCTCCGGCGAACTGGCCTACGAGATCAACGTCTCCGCGTGGTACGGCCTGGCGGTCTGGGAGGAGGTGTACGCGGTCGGCCGACCGTACGGCATCACCCCGTACGGCACCGAGACCATGCACGTCCTGCGGGCCGAGAAGGGCTACATCATCGTCGGCCAGGACACCGACGGCACCGTCACCCCGCAGGACGCGGGCATGTCCTGGGTGGTCTCGAAGCAGAAGGACTTCATCGGAAAGCGGTCCTTCGCCCGCGCCGACACCTCCCGCACCGACCGCAAGCAACTGGTCGGTCTGCTGCCCACCGACCGCAGCACCCGGCTCCCCGAGGGCACCCAACTCGTCGCCCCGGACGTGCCGATCACCCCCGAGGCCGGGCCGGTGCCCATGCTCGGCCACGTCACCTCCAGCTACCACAGCCCGGCCCTCGGCCGCCCCTTCGCCCTCGCCCTCGTCGCCGACGGGCAGGCAAGGAAGGGCCAGACCCTGCTCGCCCCGGTGGGCGAGAACCTGGTGCCCGTCGAGGTGACCGACTTCGTCCTCTACGACCCCGAAGGGACCAAGCGCGATGGCTGA
- a CDS encoding sarcosine oxidase subunit gamma produces MADPTFEADTGATGPVALRRSPLAHLEERMDAATVTGARAVTLTERPFLTMVNLRVDPISEAADRIGETLGAPLPDQCGHTSTSGAHTVIWLGPDEWLVLSQADATTVTAELRKALAGAPGSVVDVSANRTTLELTGPSARQVLEKGCPLDLHPRSFTPGRAVSTTVGPIAVVLWQLDDTPTYRLLPRSSFADHLTRWLIDAMTEYRGPVVP; encoded by the coding sequence ATGGCTGACCCGACGTTCGAGGCGGACACAGGGGCGACCGGCCCGGTGGCCCTGCGCAGGAGCCCCCTGGCGCACCTGGAGGAGCGAATGGACGCCGCCACCGTCACCGGCGCCCGCGCCGTCACCCTGACCGAGCGCCCGTTCCTCACCATGGTCAACCTGCGCGTCGACCCCATCTCCGAAGCGGCCGACCGCATCGGTGAGACCCTGGGCGCCCCGCTCCCCGACCAATGCGGCCACACGTCCACGTCCGGCGCCCACACGGTCATCTGGCTGGGCCCCGACGAGTGGCTCGTCCTCTCCCAGGCCGACGCGACCACCGTGACCGCCGAGCTGCGGAAGGCCCTCGCGGGAGCCCCGGGCTCCGTCGTGGACGTCTCCGCGAACCGCACCACCCTGGAGCTGACCGGCCCGTCCGCCCGCCAGGTCCTGGAAAAGGGCTGCCCCCTGGACCTGCACCCCCGGTCCTTCACCCCCGGCCGAGCGGTCTCGACCACGGTGGGCCCCATCGCCGTCGTCCTCTGGCAACTCGACGACACCCCGACCTACCGCCTCCTCCCCCGCTCCTCATTCGCCGACCACTTGACCCGCTGGCTCATCGACGCGATGACCGAGTACCGGGGCCCGGTGGTGCCCTGA
- a CDS encoding YunG family protein encodes MTPWTLTDIDRALHASWAADTCSPDDLARSGWHPGNPSWGHCDITALVVNDIFGGDLMLGDVHCDGEHFGYHWWNRLPSGVELDLTLEQFQHGQVVTAPRVIQRPPGPLPRRWAEYELLRSRVTAHLGSLPPPAGGTSLGAPPATSS; translated from the coding sequence ATGACGCCATGGACCCTGACCGACATCGACCGTGCGCTGCACGCCAGTTGGGCCGCCGACACCTGCTCGCCCGATGACCTGGCCCGCTCCGGATGGCACCCGGGCAACCCCTCTTGGGGACACTGCGACATCACCGCGCTCGTCGTGAACGACATCTTCGGCGGCGACCTCATGCTCGGCGACGTCCACTGCGACGGCGAACACTTCGGCTACCACTGGTGGAACCGCCTGCCCAGCGGAGTCGAGCTCGACCTGACCCTCGAACAGTTCCAGCACGGTCAGGTCGTCACCGCCCCCCGTGTCATCCAACGCCCTCCAGGCCCGCTCCCCCGCCGCTGGGCGGAATACGAACTCCTGCGATCCCGCGTCACAGCCCACTTGGGCTCCCTACCGCCCCCGGCGGGCGGAACCAGCCTCGGGGCGCCACCAGCCACCAGCAGTTGA
- a CDS encoding putative ATP-grasp-modified RiPP, whose amino-acid sequence MQDHSGGTHAAGQVVEMGKHRTSRTTGTASR is encoded by the coding sequence GTGCAAGACCACTCAGGAGGCACTCACGCCGCCGGTCAGGTGGTCGAGATGGGCAAGCACCGTACGTCCCGAACGACCGGCACGGCATCGCGGTGA
- a CDS encoding SIMPL domain-containing protein: MTGQPSRPYGTPTAPRVAVRGEAHLEVDPDLARIGITVTARGTDRGDTLSDLTRRNTAALDLVRSYGDVVERLETGTLAITPQLTERGRRERVRAYYGHVRTTAELTDFTALGELTTRLAQLDLTSVDGPWWALRPDSPAHRAAHRTAVHDAVRRARAYAEALDATLVALVELSDSSLNAPVSADYGPYGAVSAEGLDGAEPPDAMHLQPARQIVTAQVEAHFVMTPPRL, translated from the coding sequence ATGACCGGACAACCGTCCCGCCCCTACGGCACCCCCACCGCACCCCGCGTGGCCGTCCGCGGCGAAGCCCACCTCGAAGTCGACCCCGACCTCGCCCGTATCGGCATCACCGTCACCGCCCGCGGCACCGATCGAGGCGACACCCTCAGCGACCTCACCCGCCGGAACACCGCCGCCCTCGACCTCGTCAGAAGCTACGGCGACGTCGTCGAACGCCTGGAGACCGGCACGCTGGCCATCACTCCCCAACTCACCGAACGCGGCCGCCGCGAACGCGTCCGCGCCTACTACGGCCACGTCCGCACAACCGCCGAACTCACCGACTTCACCGCCCTCGGCGAACTCACCACCCGCCTCGCCCAACTCGACCTCACCAGCGTCGACGGTCCCTGGTGGGCCCTGCGCCCCGACTCACCCGCCCACCGCGCAGCACACCGCACCGCCGTCCACGACGCCGTCCGTCGCGCCCGCGCATACGCCGAAGCCCTAGACGCCACACTTGTCGCCCTCGTCGAGCTCTCCGACAGCAGCCTCAACGCCCCGGTGTCAGCCGATTACGGCCCGTACGGCGCTGTCAGCGCCGAGGGCCTCGACGGAGCCGAACCGCCAGACGCCATGCACCTGCAACCCGCACGACAGATCGTCACCGCCCAAGTCGAAGCCCATTTCGTCATGACCCCACCACGACTGTGA
- a CDS encoding response regulator transcription factor, whose protein sequence is MRLLLVEDEQRLADVIKSGLVDKGFAVDVVGDGSEAVWMAGEHQYDAIVLDVMLPGLNGFAVCRKLREAGNWTPIMMLTAMDGELDEVQSLDSGADDYLAKPFSFAVLLARLRALVRRGAQERPAVIEVGDLQVDPAAACARRGGVHIALTPKEFAVLHLLARRAGRLVTKTELLQHAWDFAFDGDPNIVEVYISALRRKIDAPFGVRTLTTVRGSGYLLELP, encoded by the coding sequence ATGCGCCTGCTTCTGGTCGAGGACGAACAACGACTCGCCGACGTCATCAAGTCCGGACTGGTGGACAAGGGTTTCGCCGTGGACGTGGTCGGTGACGGCAGCGAGGCCGTCTGGATGGCCGGTGAGCACCAGTACGACGCGATCGTGCTGGACGTGATGCTGCCAGGCCTCAACGGCTTCGCTGTGTGCCGGAAGTTGCGGGAAGCCGGCAACTGGACACCGATCATGATGCTGACCGCGATGGACGGTGAACTCGATGAGGTCCAGTCGTTGGACAGCGGTGCGGACGACTACCTGGCCAAACCGTTCTCCTTCGCGGTGCTGCTGGCGCGGCTGCGGGCTCTCGTCCGCCGCGGGGCGCAGGAACGGCCCGCCGTCATCGAGGTGGGGGATCTGCAGGTGGACCCGGCGGCGGCGTGCGCCCGGCGTGGCGGCGTACACATCGCGCTGACTCCCAAGGAGTTCGCGGTGCTGCACCTGCTGGCCCGCCGGGCCGGCCGGCTGGTGACCAAGACGGAACTGCTCCAGCACGCCTGGGATTTCGCCTTCGACGGCGATCCCAACATCGTCGAGGTCTACATCAGTGCCCTGCGCCGCAAGATCGACGCGCCGTTCGGGGTCCGCACGCTGACAACCGTGCGAGGCAGCGGCTATCTTCTGGAGCTTCCGTGA
- a CDS encoding sensor histidine kinase, with amino-acid sequence MNRLSVRMRVTLAASVIVATVLTAASLVLILTLRDSLQGGVADEAARKVRASAAALKEDPPLDAAPPGEVGSAEPTPEKSANGAGTGGEKVVLADGYATASTVVDTIDGPVTVKARVSLAPVRNALSVLEQLLLVGVPALVVLMAVMTWQLMGRVLAPVESIRATFADITAKNLHRRVPEPVTRDEVARLARTMNVTLGQLESAVDRHKQFVADAAHELRNPVATLSARLELGMTQAPDLITEALTDVARIKELTGDLLLLARLDGGEPLIGTDVDLAQVAAEATARPAPVKIALELESDVIVTGSRSHLERMVANLVANAVRHAASQVTVRVTTDGLDVIDDGPGIPAASREQVFQRFHRLDEARARDAGGSGLGLAIARDIATAHGGTLTVQDTPHGAHLAFRITTPGGPNTPADRPRAE; translated from the coding sequence GTGAACCGGTTGTCGGTGCGGATGCGGGTGACCCTGGCCGCGTCCGTCATCGTCGCCACGGTGCTGACCGCGGCCTCCCTGGTGCTGATCCTCACGTTGCGCGACAGTCTGCAAGGCGGTGTCGCGGACGAGGCCGCCCGAAAGGTCAGGGCCAGTGCCGCGGCGCTCAAGGAGGACCCGCCCCTCGACGCGGCTCCACCCGGTGAGGTGGGCAGCGCGGAGCCGACACCGGAGAAGAGCGCGAACGGTGCCGGCACGGGCGGCGAGAAGGTGGTCCTGGCCGACGGCTACGCGACCGCCAGCACGGTCGTGGACACCATCGACGGCCCCGTGACGGTGAAGGCCCGCGTCTCGCTGGCCCCCGTGCGGAACGCCCTCAGTGTGCTGGAGCAGTTGCTCCTGGTGGGTGTCCCGGCGCTGGTGGTGCTGATGGCCGTGATGACATGGCAGCTGATGGGCCGGGTGCTCGCCCCCGTGGAATCGATCAGGGCCACCTTCGCCGACATCACCGCCAAGAACCTCCACCGCCGGGTGCCCGAGCCCGTCACCCGCGACGAGGTCGCACGCCTCGCCCGGACCATGAACGTCACCCTGGGCCAGCTGGAGTCCGCGGTCGATCGGCACAAGCAGTTCGTCGCCGACGCCGCCCACGAACTGCGCAACCCCGTCGCCACGCTGAGCGCCCGGCTCGAACTCGGGATGACGCAGGCACCCGACCTCATCACCGAAGCACTGACCGACGTGGCCCGCATCAAGGAGCTGACCGGTGATCTGCTGCTCCTCGCCCGGCTCGACGGCGGCGAACCACTGATCGGCACAGATGTCGATCTGGCACAGGTGGCGGCCGAGGCCACCGCACGCCCGGCCCCAGTGAAGATCGCGCTGGAGCTGGAGTCCGACGTCATCGTGACCGGCTCCCGCTCGCACCTGGAACGCATGGTGGCCAATCTCGTGGCGAACGCGGTCCGTCACGCCGCCTCCCAAGTCACCGTCCGGGTCACGACCGACGGGCTGGATGTCATCGACGACGGCCCGGGCATCCCGGCCGCCTCCCGTGAGCAGGTGTTCCAGCGCTTCCATCGACTGGACGAAGCCCGGGCACGCGATGCGGGCGGATCCGGACTCGGCCTGGCCATCGCCCGCGACATCGCCACCGCCCACGGAGGCACCCTGACGGTCCAGGACACACCGCACGGCGCGCATCTGGCGTTCCGCATCACCACGCCAGGCGGACCGAACACTCCGGCCGACCGGCCGCGCGCAGAATGA
- the hisC gene encoding histidinol-phosphate transaminase, producing MVRVRSSLAQLPAYVPGCKMPGAVALASNESPYGLLPGVTARLAELAGGVSRYPDLSATALVQALAEHHDVETERIAVGAGSSEVCAQLLHSVVGPGDEVVFGWRSFEAYPILTAVAGGTAVQVPLRAHGLDLDAMAEMVSDRTRLVFVCNPNNPTSTAVGEQALRDFADRVPEDVLIVVDEAYREYADPELVPDALTLLGDRPNVVVLRTFSKAYGLAGLRVGYCVGSPGIAAHVRKTQIPFSVSALAQEAAMVALGEHAEVVRRAALTVAERQRVTGRLRALGFEVPDSQANFVWLPLAGDSGDFALHCLGGDVVVRPFVGEGVRVTIGLRAENDALLALAASWRG from the coding sequence ATGGTCCGCGTCCGTTCGTCCCTGGCCCAGTTGCCCGCCTACGTCCCCGGCTGCAAGATGCCCGGTGCGGTCGCGCTGGCCAGCAACGAGTCTCCGTACGGGCTGCTGCCCGGTGTCACGGCGAGGCTCGCGGAACTGGCCGGCGGGGTGTCGCGGTATCCCGACCTGAGCGCCACCGCACTCGTCCAGGCCCTCGCCGAGCACCACGATGTCGAGACCGAGCGGATCGCGGTGGGCGCCGGTTCCTCGGAGGTCTGTGCACAGCTGCTGCACTCGGTCGTCGGGCCCGGCGACGAGGTCGTCTTCGGCTGGCGGTCCTTCGAGGCGTACCCGATCCTCACGGCGGTGGCGGGCGGTACGGCGGTGCAGGTCCCCCTGCGTGCGCACGGGCTGGACCTCGACGCCATGGCCGAGATGGTCAGCGACCGGACCCGGCTGGTCTTCGTCTGCAACCCCAACAACCCCACCTCCACCGCGGTCGGCGAGCAGGCGCTGCGCGACTTCGCGGACCGGGTGCCGGAGGACGTACTGATCGTCGTCGACGAGGCGTACCGGGAGTACGCCGACCCGGAGCTGGTCCCCGACGCCCTCACGCTGCTCGGTGACCGGCCGAACGTGGTGGTGCTGCGGACCTTCTCCAAGGCGTACGGCCTGGCCGGGCTGCGGGTCGGCTACTGCGTGGGCTCGCCCGGCATCGCCGCGCACGTCCGCAAGACCCAGATCCCGTTCAGCGTCAGCGCGCTCGCCCAGGAGGCGGCGATGGTCGCCCTCGGCGAGCACGCGGAGGTCGTCCGGCGGGCCGCCCTCACGGTCGCCGAACGGCAGCGCGTGACAGGGCGGTTGCGCGCCCTCGGCTTCGAAGTCCCGGACTCTCAGGCCAACTTCGTCTGGCTGCCGCTCGCCGGTGACAGCGGGGACTTCGCCCTGCACTGCCTCGGCGGCGATGTCGTCGTGCGCCCGTTCGTCGGCGAGGGCGTCCGGGTGACGATCGGGCTGCGGGCGGAGAACGACGCCCTGCTCGCGCTCGCCGCGAGCTGGCGGGGCTGA